A DNA window from Ficedula albicollis isolate OC2 chromosome 1, FicAlb1.5, whole genome shotgun sequence contains the following coding sequences:
- the MTRF1 gene encoding peptide chain release factor 1, mitochondrial isoform X2: protein MCTELDSRDEKQLLELALEEKKGLDKKMNMLCRKLFQLLVPKEKYDRSPVILEVTAGRTTGGDICQQFTKEMFEMYQNYADYKRWTFDIVNYTPAEIGGLHHAAAHISGENVYRHLKYEGGTHRVQRIPETGMSARMQRIHTGTMSVIVLPQPEEVDIKVDPKDLRIDTFRAKGAGGQHVNKTDSAVRIVHLPTGLAVECQQERSQLMNKETALRTLRAKLYQQLIEKQLSQEQSARKLQLGTRAQSERIRTYNFTQDRVTDHRISYDARNIKEILSGKEALDKLINRLLEFAEIEAVTQYLENLQALEGGG from the exons ATGTGCACAG AGCTAGACAGCAGAGATGAGAAACAGCTTCTAGAACTTGCCttagaagagaagaaaggcctggataaaaaaatgaacatgttGTGCAGAAAG cttttccagcttctagtgccaaaggaaaaatatgataGAAGTCCTGTCATATTAGAAGTGACAGCTGGCAGAACAACTGGAG ggGACATCTGCCAACAGTTCACTAAAGAGATGTTTGAGATGTACCAGAACTACGCCGACTACAAGCGTTGGACGTTTGACATCGTGAACTATACGCCGGCTGAGATCG GAGGCTTGCATCATGCTGCTGCTCATATTTCAGGAGAGAATGTCTACAGGCATCTGAAGTATGAAGGAGGGACTCACCGAGTCCAGCGAATCCCTGAGACAGGCATGTCGGCAAGAATGCAGCGTATTCACACTGGGACAATGTCAGTCATTGTCCTCCCTCAGCCAGAGGAG GTTGATATTAAAGTGGATCCCAAAGATTTGCGTATAGACACATTCAGAGCCAAAGGAGCAGGAGGGCAACATGTTAACAAAACTGATAGTGCTGTGAGGATTGTGCACCTTCCCACGG GACTGGCAGTTGAGTGCCAGCAGGAGCGGTCACAGCTGATGAACAAGGAAACAGCTCTGCGGACACTGAGAGCCAAGCTGTACCAGCAGCTCATTGAAAAGCAGCTCAGTCAGGAGCAGAGCGCCAGGAAACTGCAG ttgGGAACAAGAGCCCAGTCAGAGAGAATTCGTACTTACAACTTCACCCAGGACAGAGTCACTGACCACAGGATCTCCTATGATGCACGCAATATCAAG GAAATTCTAAGTGGGAAAGAAGCACTGGATAAGCTAATCAACAGACTACTGGAGTTTGCAGAGATAGAGGCTGTCACCCAATATCTAGAAAATTTGCAGGCTTTAGAAGGAGGAGGCTGA
- the MTRF1 gene encoding peptide chain release factor 1, mitochondrial isoform X1, whose protein sequence is MKPFQKVCLFKSLLANCCCHSQLDSCLLSPVAKKIGCMAGLHSHGFWRPKPLLDTARFTQSFNSRHRKNHQDSQALWKHEAVQKYLETLSKEYQQVSHQLSTDSLNDFEQRALRRRCADLSPIAAAFQEIKEAEREVQELEAMCTELDSRDEKQLLELALEEKKGLDKKMNMLCRKLFQLLVPKEKYDRSPVILEVTAGRTTGGDICQQFTKEMFEMYQNYADYKRWTFDIVNYTPAEIGGLHHAAAHISGENVYRHLKYEGGTHRVQRIPETGMSARMQRIHTGTMSVIVLPQPEEVDIKVDPKDLRIDTFRAKGAGGQHVNKTDSAVRIVHLPTGLAVECQQERSQLMNKETALRTLRAKLYQQLIEKQLSQEQSARKLQLGTRAQSERIRTYNFTQDRVTDHRISYDARNIKEILSGKEALDKLINRLLEFAEIEAVTQYLENLQALEGGG, encoded by the exons atgaagcCTTTCCAAAAGGTGTGTCTTTTCAAGAGCCTGCTTGCCAattgctgctgtcacagccaaCTTGACAGCTGTCTTCTCTCTCCTGTGGCAAAGAAGATAGGCTGCATGGCAGGACTGCACAGCCATGGATTTTGGAGGCCTAAGCCTTTATTGGACACAGCTAGATTCACTCAGTCTTTTAACAGTCGGCACAGGAAAAACCATCAGGATTCTCAGGCTTTGTGGAAGCATGAGGCTGTGCAGAAGTATCTGGAGACTCTAAGCAAGGAGTACCAGCAGGTTAGTCATCAGTTAAGCACAGACTCATTAAATGACTTTGAGCAaagagccctgaggagaagaTGTGCTGATCTGTCCCCCATTGCAGCTGCGTTTCAAGAAATCAAAGAGGCTGAAAGAGAAGTTCAGGAGTTAGAAGCGATGTGCACAG AGCTAGACAGCAGAGATGAGAAACAGCTTCTAGAACTTGCCttagaagagaagaaaggcctggataaaaaaatgaacatgttGTGCAGAAAG cttttccagcttctagtgccaaaggaaaaatatgataGAAGTCCTGTCATATTAGAAGTGACAGCTGGCAGAACAACTGGAG ggGACATCTGCCAACAGTTCACTAAAGAGATGTTTGAGATGTACCAGAACTACGCCGACTACAAGCGTTGGACGTTTGACATCGTGAACTATACGCCGGCTGAGATCG GAGGCTTGCATCATGCTGCTGCTCATATTTCAGGAGAGAATGTCTACAGGCATCTGAAGTATGAAGGAGGGACTCACCGAGTCCAGCGAATCCCTGAGACAGGCATGTCGGCAAGAATGCAGCGTATTCACACTGGGACAATGTCAGTCATTGTCCTCCCTCAGCCAGAGGAG GTTGATATTAAAGTGGATCCCAAAGATTTGCGTATAGACACATTCAGAGCCAAAGGAGCAGGAGGGCAACATGTTAACAAAACTGATAGTGCTGTGAGGATTGTGCACCTTCCCACGG GACTGGCAGTTGAGTGCCAGCAGGAGCGGTCACAGCTGATGAACAAGGAAACAGCTCTGCGGACACTGAGAGCCAAGCTGTACCAGCAGCTCATTGAAAAGCAGCTCAGTCAGGAGCAGAGCGCCAGGAAACTGCAG ttgGGAACAAGAGCCCAGTCAGAGAGAATTCGTACTTACAACTTCACCCAGGACAGAGTCACTGACCACAGGATCTCCTATGATGCACGCAATATCAAG GAAATTCTAAGTGGGAAAGAAGCACTGGATAAGCTAATCAACAGACTACTGGAGTTTGCAGAGATAGAGGCTGTCACCCAATATCTAGAAAATTTGCAGGCTTTAGAAGGAGGAGGCTGA